One region of Flavobacterium sp. GSB-24 genomic DNA includes:
- a CDS encoding efflux RND transporter periplasmic adaptor subunit → MNTKIIKYSPLFLAALFFLNSCNSKKEEVVTAEIEPKTETFLLEKEKLTTELRLPAELTGFQQVDLYAKVSSFVKLLKVDIGTKVKKGQLLIVLEAPEISSQLAAAESRLKSMEAIYTTSKSTYNRLYETSKVEGTISKNDLEMASGKKNSDYAQYQAAVAAHKEVGIMRGYLEIRAPFDGVVAARNVNLGTYVGPAGKGSDLPLLTIQQQDKLRLAVSIPELYTGYLHNGDEMSFNVKSLPETFKAKITRMSGALDLKLRSERVEMDVINTKKDLLPGMVAEVLLPLNAKDSTFVVPKSAVVNSAEGLFVIKVLNHKATRVNIKKGREIDDKIEIFGDLNPKDKLVKIASEETKEGDTINE, encoded by the coding sequence ATGAACACTAAAATTATAAAATACAGCCCGCTGTTTTTAGCAGCATTATTTTTTCTGAACAGCTGTAATTCAAAGAAAGAAGAAGTTGTTACGGCAGAAATCGAACCTAAAACAGAAACGTTTCTTTTAGAAAAAGAAAAACTGACTACAGAATTGCGTTTACCAGCAGAATTAACGGGTTTCCAGCAAGTAGATTTATATGCCAAAGTGAGCAGTTTCGTAAAATTATTAAAAGTTGATATTGGAACGAAAGTAAAAAAAGGACAGCTTTTGATTGTTTTAGAAGCGCCAGAAATCAGTTCACAATTGGCTGCAGCCGAATCAAGGTTGAAGTCGATGGAAGCCATTTACACCACCAGCAAAAGCACTTACAACCGTTTGTATGAAACTAGCAAGGTTGAAGGAACGATTTCTAAAAACGATTTAGAAATGGCAAGCGGTAAAAAGAATTCTGATTACGCACAATATCAGGCTGCGGTTGCGGCACACAAAGAAGTGGGCATTATGAGAGGTTATCTAGAAATCCGTGCTCCTTTTGACGGTGTTGTAGCGGCTAGAAATGTGAATTTAGGAACTTACGTTGGTCCAGCCGGAAAAGGTTCTGATCTGCCTTTGTTGACGATTCAGCAGCAGGATAAATTACGTTTGGCGGTTTCGATTCCGGAATTGTATACGGGATATTTACACAATGGCGACGAAATGAGTTTTAACGTAAAATCGCTGCCGGAAACTTTTAAAGCGAAAATTACCAGAATGTCTGGCGCTTTAGATTTGAAACTGCGTTCTGAGCGTGTTGAAATGGACGTTATCAATACCAAAAAAGATCTTTTACCTGGAATGGTTGCCGAAGTTTTATTGCCGTTAAACGCAAAAGACAGCACATTTGTAGTTCCGAAATCGGCGGTGGTGAATTCTGCTGAAGGTTTATTTGTGATCAAAGTTTTAAACCACAAAGCAACAAGAGTCAACATTAAAAAAGGAAGAGAAATCGACGATAAAATCGAAATATTCGGCGATTTAAACCCGAAAGATAAACTGGTAAAAATTGCCAGCGAAGAAACTAAGGAAGGCGATACAATAAACGAATAA
- a CDS encoding response regulator, producing the protein MNHISILLVDDDFNKISSIIRTIKEVFDETLSINQASCVQEAIENLQNKEYHLLITDLQMPLKYDDQPNDNGGQVLIKQLYRNKSKVNVPMYIVGLTQFEELKNNFEGIWKIWHFEPSSEIWKNNLRDLIFHISLVKSRVKANKIETIFLEGPTDKNIIESCLKHFFENEIDKVYLETINYGGGASWVQRQLFIWAKSLTIKTKEEKYLKAVGIFDDDEAGKIAIDNLVNQIEQNSAENKTFSILKNSYKYSVLLKSIKSKGITFQTTIEDLISIDCWKAANANGWLISRDLKKTKIDSSILKLKNLEISEKTLRESNFTEDEILLTINKVNDDYKKQFSNMVCTLDKENLLSIKYLLEDAFKKLKIDLVA; encoded by the coding sequence ATGAATCATATTAGTATTCTTCTAGTTGATGATGATTTTAATAAAATTTCATCTATAATACGAACAATTAAAGAAGTTTTCGACGAAACTTTATCTATAAATCAAGCTTCATGCGTACAAGAAGCTATTGAAAATTTACAAAATAAGGAATATCACTTATTGATTACTGATTTACAAATGCCTCTAAAATATGATGACCAGCCAAATGACAATGGCGGTCAAGTACTTATTAAACAATTGTATAGAAATAAAAGTAAAGTAAATGTTCCTATGTATATCGTTGGTCTTACACAATTTGAAGAGCTAAAGAATAACTTTGAAGGTATTTGGAAAATTTGGCATTTTGAACCTAGTTCCGAAATCTGGAAAAATAATTTAAGGGATCTTATATTTCATATTAGTTTAGTTAAATCACGTGTCAAAGCAAATAAAATTGAAACAATTTTTTTAGAGGGCCCAACAGATAAAAATATTATCGAATCATGTTTAAAACATTTTTTTGAAAACGAAATAGATAAAGTTTATTTAGAAACGATAAATTATGGTGGAGGTGCCTCATGGGTACAAAGGCAACTTTTTATTTGGGCAAAGTCATTAACCATAAAAACAAAAGAGGAAAAATATTTAAAAGCAGTTGGAATCTTTGATGATGATGAAGCCGGAAAGATAGCAATTGATAATTTGGTTAACCAAATTGAGCAAAATTCTGCTGAAAACAAGACCTTTTCCATTTTAAAGAACAGTTATAAATATTCCGTTTTACTTAAATCAATTAAATCAAAAGGTATTACTTTTCAAACCACTATTGAAGATTTAATATCAATTGATTGTTGGAAAGCAGCAAATGCAAATGGCTGGTTAATATCAAGAGATTTAAAAAAAACTAAGATTGATTCTTCCATACTAAAATTAAAAAATTTAGAAATATCTGAAAAAACGTTAAGAGAAAGCAATTTTACTGAAGATGAAATTTTACTTACCATAAATAAGGTAAATGATGATTACAAGAAACAATTTTCAAATATGGTATGTACACTTGACAAAGAAAACCTTCTATCAATAAAGTATCTACTAGAAGATGCTTTTAAAAAGTTAAAAATAGATCTAGTTGCTTAA